The following proteins come from a genomic window of Pirellulales bacterium:
- a CDS encoding type II toxin-antitoxin system HicB family antitoxin, which produces MVLKVVFKVSDEGGFTAFVPAPPGCISAGDTLEETRKNVREAIELYLEPGDEPLPEGGFVEGIAV; this is translated from the coding sequence ATGGTCCTGAAAGTCGTGTTCAAAGTCTCCGACGAAGGTGGTTTCACGGCCTTCGTGCCGGCACCGCCGGGCTGCATCTCCGCGGGCGATACGCTCGAGGAGACGCGGAAAAACGTTCGCGAGGCCATCGAGTTGTATCTTGAGCCGGGCGACGAGCCGTTGCCCGAAGGCGGGTTTGTGGAAGGGATCGCTGTTTAG
- a CDS encoding metalloregulator ArsR/SmtB family transcription factor — MDDQLESDRCARVLRAMADRERLKIVQCLRDGPKNVSDIAETLGAEVVNVSHHLGVLRQAGVVLDRRQGRFIVYQLHPDVFHPARKPGQPEHLDFGCCRLEIP; from the coding sequence ATGGACGACCAACTTGAATCCGATCGTTGTGCCCGTGTGCTGCGGGCCATGGCCGACCGCGAACGGCTCAAAATCGTGCAGTGCTTGCGCGACGGCCCGAAGAACGTGAGCGATATCGCCGAGACGCTGGGGGCGGAGGTCGTCAACGTCTCGCACCATCTCGGCGTGCTGCGGCAGGCCGGAGTCGTGCTCGACCGGCGGCAGGGGCGATTTATCGTCTATCAACTGCACCCCGACGTGTTCCATCCTGCCCGCAAGCCCGGCCAGCCGGAGCATCTCGACTTCGGATGCTGCCGGCTGGAAATCCCGTAG
- a CDS encoding type II toxin-antitoxin system PemK/MazF family toxin, with protein MARVLRGEIWWADLDPVRGREQAGLRPVLVLSHDVFNRRSDTVIAVAITSQSPAAGFPLTLELTQSGLPKRSWVKISQIRTLSVERLRGKAGSVSPEELARIIDGLNQIIDV; from the coding sequence GTGGCCCGCGTACTGAGAGGCGAGATTTGGTGGGCCGATCTGGACCCCGTTCGCGGACGAGAACAAGCGGGCCTTCGTCCCGTTCTTGTGCTCAGTCACGATGTCTTTAACCGGCGGTCCGACACGGTGATCGCGGTTGCCATCACAAGCCAATCGCCTGCGGCAGGCTTCCCTTTGACGCTCGAACTGACGCAGTCGGGGCTCCCCAAGCGGTCGTGGGTAAAAATCAGCCAGATTCGTACCTTATCGGTCGAGAGACTCCGTGGCAAAGCCGGCTCCGTTTCGCCGGAAGAGCTTGCCAGGATCATCGATGGCCTGAACCAGATCATCGATGTCTAG
- a CDS encoding carbon storage regulator, whose translation MLVLSRRENQRIRLGESIVVTVVRLSGDKVRLGIEAPADVVVLREELEPFSPPGSVEGPEACGRGAR comes from the coding sequence ATGTTGGTTTTATCCCGAAGAGAAAACCAGCGCATTCGGCTGGGCGAGTCGATCGTGGTGACGGTCGTGCGGTTGTCGGGCGACAAGGTGCGCCTGGGAATCGAAGCCCCGGCCGATGTGGTGGTGTTGCGTGAGGAGTTGGAGCCCTTTTCACCGCCCGGGTCGGTGGAGGGCCCCGAAGCGTGCGGCCGCGGCGCCCGGTGA
- the cas6 gene encoding type I-MYXAN CRISPR-associated protein Cas6/Cmx6 encodes MIDLSFILTGTCDIPADHGYHLYAAVSRLLSSMHEPNGIGVHPIRGRLIGDRRMQICDFSRLTIRVAPERIADLLPLAGKQLNIGRQPVRVGVPQVYALSAATALRSRLVTIKVSGDRAAPHPPDETEFLAAARRQLDALNVSPEAQLTVGKRRTLRVKDKEVVGYEVLASELTAHESISLQESGLGGRRHMGCGIFVRFNPRAQEANDG; translated from the coding sequence ATGATCGACCTTTCCTTTATTCTCACCGGCACTTGCGACATTCCCGCCGATCACGGCTATCACCTCTACGCCGCGGTTTCGCGGTTGCTGTCGTCAATGCATGAACCAAACGGCATCGGTGTTCATCCGATTCGCGGGCGGTTGATCGGCGATCGGCGAATGCAGATCTGCGACTTCAGTCGGCTGACGATACGGGTCGCGCCCGAGCGAATCGCCGATCTTCTGCCGCTGGCCGGCAAACAGCTCAACATCGGTCGGCAGCCGGTGCGCGTCGGCGTGCCGCAGGTTTATGCGCTTAGCGCTGCCACGGCGCTTCGCAGTCGCCTTGTTACGATCAAGGTTTCCGGTGATCGAGCGGCGCCTCACCCGCCCGATGAGACCGAATTCCTCGCTGCGGCTCGGCGTCAACTCGATGCTCTGAATGTCTCGCCCGAGGCCCAGCTCACCGTGGGTAAACGTCGCACGTTGCGCGTTAAGGACAAGGAGGTCGTAGGCTACGAAGTGCTCGCCTCTGAGTTGACCGCACACGAGTCGATCTCGCTTCAGGAGAGCGGCCTCGGCGGTCGCCGTCACATGGGCTGTGGCATTTTCGTGCGGTTCAACCCTCGCGCTCAGGAAGCGAACGATGGCTGA
- a CDS encoding alkaline phosphatase D family protein, whose protein sequence is MQPTRRTFLKSVAGAVGAANLASTTAPAAADEFSGEWAGDGERVWIGPQFWANRLQDWRLGAGRLECVRGDAGSPMRTLHLLTRRLGPTPDEFEMTAHAGAICDGPPAHDAAVGFLVGAGGDTMDYRAAALIHHNPGPGGGWFAGIDGAGRAFIRSFEKPVEAANEAGTQHDLPNEIVIRLAGRRHEGQYRLALTISDADGRTVAETSLEVPPDRLTGNVALVAHPGSGKPATRWWFRDWRLAGAKVEAHDDRACGPILSTQYTVHRGVLKLTAQLMPIGQSDPQTVELQFQQDENWRTAATADVTVPGYTATFRLTDWDAGRDVPYRTVYRLRDATGERAWHWPGTIRRDPADKETLVLATLSCVQQVDGRVDAGKQYGWSKTVWFPHADMLPNVARHDPDLLFFAGDQIYEGNPTRVVRQPAEESLLDYLYKWYLWCWTYRDLTRDRPTITIPDDHDVYQGNVWGAWGKPAREGDPGGLLGGYGMPPEWLNAMQRTQTSHLPDPYDSTPVEQGIGVYYTSLVWGGIGFAILEDRKFKSPPSVIKAKMTPDSHITEKGYDTRQADLPGATLLGDRQLAFLRAFAEDWVGQEMKAALSQTIFCNLQISSRGETAGQLDKDLDSNGWPQTGRRKALEELRRAFMLHIAGDQHLASVVRQGVDEFDDAVWSLCAPAVANLYERFWNPDCPPSNADADLPAYMGRYEDGFHNKITVHAVANPVPNPQPGQFPDPVALYRKASGYAIVRFNKPARTATLEVWPRYVDPTDPSTGGQYAGWPIIVKQTDNYARRPAAFLPTLDVKGVSQPVVIVRDASGELVYALRTAGSEFRPGVFALGEYQVSIGEPGTKRWKTLALATLDDDQPKRLMVDLTAGS, encoded by the coding sequence ATGCAACCCACACGACGCACATTCCTGAAATCGGTCGCCGGAGCTGTCGGCGCCGCGAATCTGGCATCCACGACAGCGCCCGCGGCGGCGGACGAATTTTCGGGCGAGTGGGCCGGCGATGGGGAGCGGGTTTGGATCGGCCCTCAGTTCTGGGCCAATCGCTTGCAAGATTGGCGGCTGGGCGCCGGACGGCTGGAGTGCGTCCGCGGCGATGCCGGCTCGCCCATGCGCACCCTGCACCTGCTCACGAGGCGGCTCGGCCCGACGCCCGACGAATTCGAAATGACAGCGCATGCCGGCGCCATCTGCGATGGTCCGCCCGCTCACGATGCCGCAGTCGGCTTTTTGGTCGGCGCCGGCGGTGACACGATGGATTATCGTGCCGCGGCCCTCATTCATCACAATCCCGGCCCAGGCGGCGGCTGGTTCGCGGGCATCGACGGCGCCGGCCGGGCCTTCATTCGCAGCTTCGAAAAGCCCGTCGAAGCGGCAAACGAGGCCGGCACTCAGCACGATCTGCCCAACGAAATAGTCATCCGGCTGGCGGGACGCCGGCACGAGGGCCAATATCGCCTCGCGCTCACCATCAGCGACGCCGACGGACGCACGGTGGCGGAAACCTCGCTGGAAGTTCCACCAGATCGGCTGACCGGCAACGTCGCGCTCGTCGCGCATCCGGGCAGCGGCAAACCGGCCACGCGATGGTGGTTCCGCGACTGGCGACTGGCCGGCGCAAAAGTCGAAGCCCACGACGACCGCGCGTGCGGGCCGATCCTCTCCACGCAGTACACCGTCCACCGCGGTGTGCTCAAACTCACGGCCCAGCTCATGCCCATCGGACAGAGCGATCCGCAAACGGTCGAATTGCAGTTTCAGCAGGACGAAAATTGGCGGACGGCGGCCACGGCCGACGTGACCGTGCCCGGTTACACGGCCACTTTTCGCCTGACCGACTGGGACGCCGGCCGCGATGTGCCCTATCGCACGGTCTATCGCCTGCGCGACGCGACGGGCGAACGGGCCTGGCACTGGCCGGGCACCATCCGCCGCGACCCGGCCGACAAAGAAACACTCGTGCTGGCGACGCTGAGCTGCGTGCAGCAGGTCGACGGCCGCGTCGATGCGGGCAAGCAGTATGGCTGGTCGAAGACCGTCTGGTTCCCGCACGCCGACATGTTGCCGAACGTTGCCCGGCACGATCCCGACCTGCTCTTCTTCGCGGGCGACCAGATTTATGAAGGCAATCCCACCCGCGTGGTGCGGCAGCCGGCAGAAGAGTCGCTGCTCGACTATCTCTACAAGTGGTATCTTTGGTGCTGGACCTATCGCGACCTGACGCGCGACCGGCCGACGATCACCATCCCCGACGACCACGACGTGTATCAGGGCAACGTGTGGGGCGCGTGGGGCAAGCCGGCCCGCGAGGGCGACCCCGGCGGCCTGCTGGGCGGCTACGGCATGCCGCCCGAATGGCTCAACGCCATGCAGCGGACGCAGACCAGCCATTTGCCCGACCCCTATGACTCGACGCCGGTCGAACAAGGGATCGGCGTTTACTACACATCGCTGGTGTGGGGCGGCATCGGCTTCGCGATCCTGGAAGACCGCAAGTTCAAATCGCCGCCCAGCGTCATCAAGGCCAAGATGACGCCCGACAGCCATATCACCGAAAAGGGCTACGACACGCGGCAGGCCGACCTGCCGGGCGCCACGCTGTTGGGCGACCGCCAGCTTGCGTTTTTGAGGGCCTTCGCCGAAGACTGGGTCGGACAAGAGATGAAGGCGGCTCTGAGCCAGACGATCTTTTGCAACTTGCAGATCAGTTCGCGCGGCGAGACGGCCGGCCAGCTTGACAAGGACCTCGATTCCAACGGCTGGCCGCAGACCGGCCGGCGGAAGGCGCTGGAGGAACTGCGGCGCGCTTTTATGCTGCACATTGCCGGCGACCAGCACCTGGCGAGCGTGGTGCGTCAAGGCGTCGACGAGTTCGACGATGCGGTTTGGTCGCTCTGTGCGCCCGCCGTGGCCAATCTTTACGAACGGTTCTGGAACCCCGACTGTCCGCCCTCGAACGCCGACGCGGACCTGCCCGCCTACATGGGCCGCTACGAAGACGGCTTTCACAACAAGATTACCGTGCATGCGGTTGCCAACCCGGTGCCCAATCCGCAGCCGGGCCAGTTCCCCGACCCTGTGGCCCTATATCGCAAGGCGAGCGGCTACGCCATCGTGCGGTTCAACAAACCCGCTCGCACGGCAACGCTGGAAGTCTGGCCGCGCTACGTCGATCCCACCGACCCATCGACCGGCGGGCAGTACGCCGGCTGGCCCATTATCGTCAAGCAGACCGACAACTATGCCCGCCGCCCCGCCGCCTTCCTGCCGACGCTGGACGTGAAAGGGGTGTCGCAACCGGTGGTGATCGTTCGCGACGCATCGGGCGAGCTGGTTTACGCCTTGCGGACCGCCGGCAGCGAGTTTCGTCCCGGCGTATTCGCGTTGGGCGAGTACCAAGTCAGCATCGGCGAGCCGGGCACGAAGCGATGGAAGACACTAGCGCTTGCAACGCTCGACGACGATCAACCCAAGAGGCTCATGGTGGATCTTACCGCAGGGTCTTGA
- a CDS encoding TA system VapC family ribonuclease toxin: MFLPDVNLWLALTFDSHVHHPDAKNWFDGLSDDICVFCRMTQQGFLRLSTNPRAFGQHALTLRQAWHEYDAFQSDPRVSYADEPANLETHWRNWTRQQSFSPHVWNDAYLAAFALSASLQMVTFDQAFAQYHGVKCVFLP; encoded by the coding sequence ATGTTTCTCCCCGACGTTAATCTTTGGCTGGCGCTGACGTTCGATTCTCACGTCCACCATCCCGACGCGAAAAACTGGTTCGACGGCTTGTCCGACGACATTTGCGTGTTCTGCCGGATGACGCAGCAAGGATTCCTGCGATTGTCCACCAACCCAAGAGCCTTCGGGCAGCACGCCCTGACGCTCCGCCAAGCGTGGCATGAATACGACGCCTTTCAAAGCGACCCGCGGGTCTCGTACGCCGACGAGCCGGCGAATCTCGAAACGCATTGGCGCAATTGGACTCGGCAGCAGTCGTTCTCCCCACACGTCTGGAACGACGCCTATCTGGCGGCCTTCGCCCTGTCGGCAAGTCTCCAGATGGTCACTTTCGATCAGGCGTTTGCACAGTATCATGGGGTGAAGTGCGTCTTTCTGCCGTAA
- a CDS encoding ribbon-helix-helix domain-containing protein, which translates to MASSKVAISIDSSLLSRLDELIARRVFPNRSKAIQAAVEEKLQRLNRTQLAIECAKLDPAEEKRLAELGLEAELERWPAY; encoded by the coding sequence ATGGCGAGCAGCAAGGTCGCAATCAGTATCGACTCGTCACTCCTCAGTCGTCTCGACGAGTTGATCGCTCGGCGCGTCTTCCCTAACCGCAGCAAGGCGATTCAAGCGGCAGTCGAAGAAAAGCTCCAGCGACTCAATCGCACCCAACTCGCGATCGAGTGTGCAAAGTTGGACCCGGCGGAAGAAAAGCGCTTGGCGGAATTAGGGTTGGAAGCGGAGCTTGAGCGGTGGCCCGCGTACTGA